GGAATTAACGCACACCCGAAATTTGGTGAGCTAGTGGCCAAAGAAATTAGTACGATGACTAGGAAAACATTTTCGTCAGCAAAAAATAAGTTTCATTCGCTCACAAGCCATGATGAACTCGTGTATACTCATGGTGCATTAAAAGCGTTAGCGGCAGATGTAATGAAAATTGCCAATGATATTCGCTGGTTAGCTAGTGGTCCACGTGCTGGCCTCGGTGAGCTTACGCTTCCAGCAAATGAACCAGGAAGTTCAATAATGCCTGGAAAAGTAAACCCAACACAAAGTGAAGCCTTAACGATGGTAGCGGCTCAAGTGATGGGTAATGATGCGACGATTGGATTTGCTGCAAGCCAAGGGAACTTTGAATTAAATGTGTTTAAACCTGTGATTATCTATAATTTCTTGCAATCAGTAACGCTTTTAACTGATGCGATGATTTCTTTCAATGACAAGGCGGCTGCTGGTATTGAACCAAATGAAGACAACATTAAGGCACATGTACAACATTCTCTCATGCTTGTCACCGCATTAAACCCACACATCGGTTATGAAAAAGCAGCAAAAATTGCAAAAGACGCTCACGAAAATGGACTCACGCTACGTGAATCTGCAATCAACAGCGGCTTCTTGAGCGAAGAAGAATTTGATAGAATCGTGAAACCTGAAGAAATGATTGCACCAAAGGAACTCTAATATTTCTAAAAGCGTAAAACCAAGGGTCTGTCTCCAAATGATGGTAACAGACCCTTGGTCTACAACCTTAAAGGACAAAATCTTCCAATGCTTCATCCATCATATCATCATTAATCCCAATATAACGTAAAGTGACAGATGGGCTTGAATGCCCAAAGATTTGTTGCAAAAGCGCAACATCCTTGTGTTGCTGGTAAAAATGATAACCAAACGTTTTTCTTAATGTATGGGTACCGATCGCTCCCTCGATATTTGCCGCCTTTGCCGCTTTATTTATGATGTGCCAAGCTTGGACCCGAGTAATCGGCCGATCCCCCTTCCGTGATGGAAAAAGATAATCAGAATCAGCCATGGCACGTGTGTATTTATCAATTTCCGTTCGTAACGACGATGTCATTTTGATCTTACGCGTTTTCCCAGTTTTGTTCTCACGGATTCGTAAATGTTCTGTATGAACGACATCCATCACTCGTAACGGTAAGATATCACTGATCCGTAATCCTGAATTAATCCCAAACGTAAATAAAAAATAGTCGCGATATGAACGATGAAGCAAATACTCTTTTATCTCCCGTATGTCTTCAACGTCACGAATTGGTTCGACTTTATTCGCTCCTTGATGTTTTTTCATGCCAACACCTCTCAACTCTCCAAACAATATGGTTCTAACGAATGATATTCGATACAGGTGACAATTTCCCCTCTTTTTAACCACCATTTGCTATTTTTCTTGTTGAGAGAGAAGCATCCAAAACAAAACGGATACCTAGATGATTTCATCATATGTATAACGAACAACATATTTGTTCGTTTTTAATTTCTTAATCTCCACACAAGGACCGATTTCATAACCATTATGCCAATTATCTTCTAATTTAGCCTTTAGACAACCCGCTTGAAACTTTGATTGAAATGTCTGTTTCCAATAGATCCAACGAGGCTTATTCATCATATCCTTTTAAAACCTTACCTTTCTACATAGACTGTTGTTTTCCATAGTGTACCCAATCATAAGCATATATTTTCTATTTTTTATAAGAGTTAAGCTTGGTGCTCTCATCACATCGCAGCCTATCCAATTAAATCTTCATCTTCTCGCTCTTTTATTTCCTCGTAGCGACGGTTTTCTTCACGATCACGAAGTCTATGTGCTAGTCTAGCAGCTGCACTTGCAGCAATGCTTGCGACAAGGTCATCTAAAAAGGTATGAATCTTTTCTCCTTTTGTATCTAGTTCTTTAATGATACCAATTTTCTCTTTGTCAAGATAACCGAATGTCGTTACAGCAATGCTACCAAAACCAAACACCGAGCCAAGTGCAACGGTTTCATCTACACCAAACAGACCTTCATCACTTTCAATTAATGATTGCAACGGTTCAGAGAGCTTCTTCTGTTCTGCTAGCTTGTCAAGCTCAACACCGACTAATATCGCATGTTGAATTTCTCGTTTACATAGGACAGCATCCGCACTTTCAAAGCAATCACTCATATCAAGACCTGGGTTGTATTTGATTTGCATTTGGTAGACAACTTTTGCAATGTCCTCTACATCTACTCCTCGCTCTTTCAATAGTCGTCTTGCCTCTTTTTCAACGACATGACAAGGCACTGGTGTTTTCATTCCATCATCCCCCTTATTCTATAGTTTACCATATCTAACCAAGGTGAGGCTCCATCTATGATTTGATACGATCACTAGTGCTCATAAAAATATGTTAGAATAACGTGTATATAACATTATGAAAGGACTTGAGACATTATGGCAACGTTACACGGGTCTATTATTGAAAAGACGATTACGAGTACAGAACTAGAAGACACCCGCGAATTATTGATCTATTTGCCTCCAAATTATTCCCCTTTATATACGTATGATCTATTAATTGCTCAAGATGGAAGCGATTACTTCCAACTCGGACGATTAGCAAGACAAGCGGATGAATTAATTAGCGAAAATCTAATCAAAGACTTAATTATTGTTGGGGTCCCTTACCGGTCCGTAAAAGAACGTAGTGAATTATATCACCCAAGTGGCAGGAAACACGAGGCTTTCATCCGATTTCTAACAACCGAACTCGTACCCTACCTTGATGACCATTATCAAACCCATCAACTTGCCTCGGGCCGGACATTAATGGGAGACTCTTTAGCGGCGACCGTTTCACTACAAGCTGCCTTTGCTTATCCAAATACGTTTGGCCAAGTA
The nucleotide sequence above comes from Desertibacillus haloalkaliphilus. Encoded proteins:
- a CDS encoding phosphatidylglycerophosphatase A family protein, whose translation is MKTPVPCHVVEKEARRLLKERGVDVEDIAKVVYQMQIKYNPGLDMSDCFESADAVLCKREIQHAILVGVELDKLAEQKKLSEPLQSLIESDEGLFGVDETVALGSVFGFGSIAVTTFGYLDKEKIGIIKELDTKGEKIHTFLDDLVASIAASAAARLAHRLRDREENRRYEEIKEREDEDLIG
- the fumC gene encoding class II fumarate hydratase; its protein translation is MDYRVEKDTIGEIHVPADKHWGAQTQRSLQNFKIGTEKMPQEIVHAFATLKKAAALANKQLDTIDHTKADAIVRAADEVLTGKLEEHFPLVVWQTGSGTQSNMNMNEVIATLANKQVKDSDSKVHPNDDVNKSQSSNDTFPTAMHIAAVIKVEDSLLPAISKLKETLTKKMNEFDKIIKIGRTHLQDATPLTLGQEISGWVRMLEKTEEMITDSLEHVRELAIGGTAVGTGINAHPKFGELVAKEISTMTRKTFSSAKNKFHSLTSHDELVYTHGALKALAADVMKIANDIRWLASGPRAGLGELTLPANEPGSSIMPGKVNPTQSEALTMVAAQVMGNDATIGFAASQGNFELNVFKPVIIYNFLQSVTLLTDAMISFNDKAAAGIEPNEDNIKAHVQHSLMLVTALNPHIGYEKAAKIAKDAHENGLTLRESAINSGFLSEEEFDRIVKPEEMIAPKEL
- a CDS encoding alpha/beta hydrolase; this translates as MATLHGSIIEKTITSTELEDTRELLIYLPPNYSPLYTYDLLIAQDGSDYFQLGRLARQADELISENLIKDLIIVGVPYRSVKERSELYHPSGRKHEAFIRFLTTELVPYLDDHYQTHQLASGRTLMGDSLAATVSLQAAFAYPNTFGQVILQSPYVNDHVLTSVKAFGQPHILKVYHVIGKEETVVKTTDGKTKDFLTPNRELSKVMKERGFDIFYDEFNGDHTWKYWQPDLRRALLQMFA
- a CDS encoding site-specific integrase, whose protein sequence is MKKHQGANKVEPIRDVEDIREIKEYLLHRSYRDYFLFTFGINSGLRISDILPLRVMDVVHTEHLRIRENKTGKTRKIKMTSSLRTEIDKYTRAMADSDYLFPSRKGDRPITRVQAWHIINKAAKAANIEGAIGTHTLRKTFGYHFYQQHKDVALLQQIFGHSSPSVTLRYIGINDDMMDEALEDFVL